From a single Anaerobranca californiensis DSM 14826 genomic region:
- a CDS encoding endonuclease MutS2, with protein MEKKYLQTLEFYKIVNMLEGKALTSMGKEKCLGVFPEQDKDKLLELLQFTSEGLISYNYGNPPLTELKDISPSLNRAGKGGMLNGLELYEIQRTLQTAKELRIFFTKIKNLTPRITNLLQLMDECRELKNQLFISIGDNGTILDTASSELKSIRKQIFRSEGELKERLERFVKAPQNQKYLQEGLITQRNDRYVVPVKVEHKGQVTGIVHDFSASGSTVYVEPSFAVEIANKIQELKIKEKQEIERILYNLTYLVSQNKGKLEYINNLIGELDFILAKAKLARELRCTQPVINDQGFIHIKGGRHPLIPFEEVVPITLELGKDFTTLVITGPNTGGKTVTLKTIGLLTLMAQSGMFVPAQEGSSFPILDGVFADIGDEQSIEQSLSTFSSHMTNIINIIENATTNSLVLFDELGAGTDPLEGSALATAILDFFKEKGTLTVATTHYSQLKSYAYENKGVENASVEFDHVTLRPTYKLLIGIPGKSNAFEISKRLGLNELIIHRAKELISKDTIKVDEMIKDLEEKRMAYERKVEELELTLQQYDQKNRELHEKLAELSAKKESIIQKAKEEANKIVRLAKREGENLIEEMKQIQKEMEKSDIQRYLQKAREKMKNISPINEEAVLKGNLTKEKIKVGMEVKLLDINQKGIVLELPDENNQVLCQVGIMKVKTALENLEGIPHSVKVSINQGGTKTITSKGEHSSTTLDIRGQNVEEAILNIDKFLDNSFISGFKEVTIIHGKGTGALRTGVQQYLKNHPHVKSVRLGGYYDGGEGVSIVTLH; from the coding sequence ATGGAAAAAAAATATTTGCAAACACTGGAATTTTATAAAATAGTAAACATGTTAGAGGGAAAAGCCTTAACATCTATGGGAAAGGAAAAATGTTTAGGAGTTTTTCCAGAACAAGATAAAGATAAATTGTTAGAATTACTCCAATTTACTTCTGAAGGGTTAATTTCCTATAATTATGGTAATCCTCCATTAACAGAATTAAAGGATATTTCTCCGTCCCTCAATAGGGCAGGTAAAGGTGGAATGTTAAACGGATTGGAACTTTATGAAATTCAGCGGACACTGCAAACAGCTAAAGAACTTAGAATTTTTTTTACCAAAATAAAAAACTTAACACCTAGGATAACTAACTTATTACAGTTAATGGATGAGTGTAGGGAACTTAAAAATCAACTTTTTATAAGCATAGGTGATAATGGAACTATTTTAGATACTGCATCTAGTGAGTTGAAGTCTATAAGGAAACAAATTTTCCGATCTGAAGGTGAACTTAAGGAAAGGTTAGAGAGATTTGTAAAGGCACCTCAAAACCAGAAGTATTTGCAAGAAGGGCTTATTACTCAAAGAAATGATCGATATGTAGTACCAGTAAAAGTTGAACATAAAGGACAAGTAACAGGTATTGTCCACGATTTTTCTGCCAGTGGTTCTACAGTTTATGTAGAACCCAGTTTTGCTGTAGAAATAGCTAATAAGATACAAGAATTAAAAATTAAAGAAAAACAAGAGATTGAAAGGATTCTTTATAATTTAACTTACTTGGTATCACAAAATAAAGGAAAACTAGAATATATTAATAATCTCATAGGGGAATTAGATTTTATTTTAGCAAAAGCAAAATTAGCTAGAGAATTGAGGTGTACTCAACCGGTAATAAATGATCAAGGTTTTATTCACATAAAGGGAGGTAGACATCCATTAATTCCCTTTGAAGAAGTTGTTCCTATAACTTTAGAATTAGGTAAAGATTTTACTACTTTGGTAATAACAGGACCTAATACTGGTGGGAAAACCGTTACATTAAAGACCATAGGATTATTGACTTTAATGGCCCAAAGTGGTATGTTTGTCCCTGCTCAAGAGGGAAGTAGCTTTCCAATTCTAGATGGTGTATTTGCAGATATAGGAGATGAACAAAGTATAGAACAGTCTTTAAGTACTTTTTCTTCCCATATGACTAATATAATTAATATAATCGAGAATGCTACTACTAATTCCCTTGTATTGTTTGATGAATTAGGGGCAGGAACTGATCCTTTAGAAGGTTCCGCTTTGGCTACTGCAATCCTTGACTTTTTTAAAGAAAAGGGGACATTAACTGTAGCTACCACCCATTATAGTCAGTTAAAAAGTTATGCTTATGAAAATAAAGGTGTTGAAAATGCATCGGTAGAATTTGACCATGTAACTTTAAGGCCAACATATAAATTGTTAATAGGTATCCCTGGTAAAAGTAATGCCTTTGAAATTTCAAAAAGGCTTGGACTTAATGAATTGATAATCCACAGGGCAAAGGAACTTATTAGTAAGGATACAATAAAAGTAGATGAAATGATAAAAGATTTAGAAGAAAAAAGAATGGCCTATGAAAGGAAAGTAGAAGAGCTAGAATTAACTTTACAGCAATATGATCAAAAAAACCGGGAATTACATGAAAAATTAGCAGAACTTTCTGCTAAAAAGGAGTCAATAATCCAAAAAGCGAAGGAAGAAGCAAATAAAATTGTTCGGTTAGCTAAAAGGGAAGGGGAAAACCTTATTGAAGAAATGAAGCAAATTCAAAAGGAAATGGAAAAAAGTGATATCCAAAGGTATTTGCAAAAGGCAAGGGAAAAAATGAAGAATATTTCCCCTATTAATGAAGAAGCTGTTTTGAAAGGAAATTTAACAAAAGAAAAAATAAAAGTTGGTATGGAAGTTAAATTATTAGATATTAATCAGAAAGGAATTGTTCTAGAGTTACCAGACGAAAATAATCAAGTACTATGCCAAGTGGGGATTATGAAAGTAAAAACAGCTTTAGAAAATTTAGAGGGAATTCCCCATTCAGTTAAAGTTTCCATCAATCAAGGAGGGACTAAAACGATAACTTCTAAAGGGGAGCATTCTAGTACTACTTTAGATATTAGGGGACAAAATGTAGAAGAAGCAATTTTAAACATTGATAAATTCTTAGATAATTCCTTTATTTCAGGGTTTAAAGAGGTAACAATAATTCATGGTAAAGGTACAGGAGCTTTAAGGACAGGGGTTCAACAATACCTTAAAAACCATCCCCATGTTAAATCTGTCCGTTTAGGTGGTTATTACGATGGAGGAGAAGGGGTAAGTATTGTCACTTTACACTAA
- a CDS encoding transglycosylase domain-containing protein gives MENKKRPPKKGKVLLKVFKLILILSLLIGFLGGGIALGMIVAALQDLPEFNRDRLENPSLPSVVLDRNGAFLGEAYNERRIRHTFDEFPQDLINAFLATEDRNFFQHPGFDIRGMGRAFLSNLQGDSISGGSTITQQLAKQIFLHQGKVMDRKIQELYLALKIEKLYTKEEIMEFYLNSAVVYGWNEFGVGAAARALFGKTLDELTLGEMALLAGIPNWPVRYDPRVGSKEAAINRRNYVLSRMYNAGYITKEQFEEAKKEELVLVSKGNGEEENFERQNYHWGPFMYAVEETKKILIDLYNYTPQEAHYAVYNHGFTIKTTINLDYQKVAESVINDDRNFPTKYKGPNQQEEASATLIDVKTGEILALVTGRNAHPHRNAVLRPITSFRQPGSTIKPILSYAPAFEQRLLFPGSVLNDQPIKYPDPSKPKGFWTPENANLQFNGLVTVREALVRSLNTTAVISLLEIVGIRNGERFAYNMGLSGYQNITGSAALGSNEVTALEITAAYSAFANKGVLAEPYFIKEIIDRNGRVIYRNEPKQRVVMSEETAYLITDVLTGVSRPPGTAVNVRNFFQKTAALKTGTTDDRKDLWLIGYTPHYSLGVWLGWDLNNRTLPTGQWISTIWGKIMEGVHKNIPDTPFERPNNIVEVPVSTKSGKLPSPLTPPEYIRTDLFVRGSEPTEVCDAFVEVTICRVSGKLASEHCPPHHRQSKVMLAPRNYQVTTDLWDRGAGRMPKDVEIMAPTEICDMHEGGSNVSLPRNLTAELTPQGIKLKWEAPSELLGFNIYRKSPDSNFVLLNDVPLKAKEYLDIYVNKDVEYSYYVTGLTSDGSETRASNTIKITLPSSVQRVTSFKLEFRNNRVEISWDPALHATNYRIFRSTNENSGFTEIHSTSNLFYFDTNIEKGKTYYYYIVAEGASPSPTKSIQIPKNNGNGN, from the coding sequence ATGGAAAATAAGAAACGACCTCCTAAAAAGGGGAAGGTTTTATTAAAAGTTTTTAAGTTAATACTGATACTTTCTCTACTTATAGGTTTTTTAGGGGGTGGTATAGCTTTAGGTATGATTGTAGCTGCTTTGCAGGATTTACCTGAATTTAATCGAGACCGCTTAGAAAATCCTTCACTGCCATCAGTAGTATTAGATAGAAATGGTGCTTTTCTTGGTGAAGCATATAATGAAAGAAGAATTCGCCACACCTTTGATGAATTTCCCCAAGACTTAATTAACGCTTTTTTAGCAACTGAAGACCGCAACTTTTTTCAACATCCAGGATTTGATATCAGGGGAATGGGTAGAGCATTTCTGTCCAATTTACAAGGTGATAGTATCTCCGGAGGTAGTACAATCACACAACAGTTAGCAAAACAAATTTTTTTGCACCAAGGAAAAGTAATGGATAGAAAAATTCAAGAGCTTTATTTAGCATTAAAGATCGAAAAACTTTATACCAAAGAAGAAATTATGGAATTTTATTTAAACAGTGCCGTAGTTTATGGCTGGAATGAATTTGGTGTAGGTGCTGCTGCGAGAGCTTTGTTTGGAAAAACTTTAGATGAACTAACATTAGGAGAAATGGCCCTCTTAGCCGGTATTCCAAATTGGCCGGTACGATATGACCCCCGAGTAGGCTCAAAGGAAGCAGCTATAAACAGAAGAAACTATGTATTATCACGGATGTATAATGCCGGTTACATTACAAAAGAACAATTTGAAGAGGCTAAAAAAGAAGAATTAGTATTGGTTTCAAAAGGTAATGGAGAAGAGGAGAATTTTGAAAGACAAAATTATCATTGGGGCCCGTTCATGTACGCCGTTGAAGAGACAAAAAAGATACTAATAGATTTATATAATTATACCCCTCAAGAAGCCCACTATGCCGTTTATAATCACGGGTTTACCATTAAAACAACAATTAACTTAGATTATCAAAAGGTTGCAGAGAGTGTTATAAACGATGATAGAAACTTCCCCACTAAATATAAAGGACCTAATCAACAAGAAGAAGCCAGTGCCACCCTTATTGATGTAAAAACAGGAGAAATTTTAGCATTGGTAACTGGTCGAAATGCCCATCCACATCGGAATGCTGTCTTAAGACCCATAACTTCCTTTAGACAACCGGGTTCAACTATTAAACCTATCCTTTCATATGCACCGGCCTTTGAACAACGGTTATTATTCCCTGGCTCTGTATTAAATGATCAGCCTATAAAATATCCTGATCCTTCCAAACCAAAAGGTTTTTGGACCCCTGAAAATGCTAATCTCCAATTTAACGGGTTAGTTACTGTAAGGGAAGCATTAGTAAGATCATTAAATACTACTGCAGTAATATCATTATTAGAAATTGTAGGTATAAGAAATGGAGAAAGGTTTGCTTATAATATGGGGCTTTCAGGATATCAAAATATTACTGGTTCTGCAGCCCTTGGATCTAATGAAGTTACTGCCCTTGAAATTACCGCTGCCTATTCCGCTTTTGCAAATAAAGGTGTTTTAGCGGAACCATACTTTATCAAAGAAATAATCGATAGAAATGGTAGGGTAATTTATAGAAATGAACCTAAACAAAGGGTAGTTATGAGTGAAGAAACTGCTTACTTAATAACCGATGTTTTAACAGGGGTATCAAGACCTCCGGGAACAGCCGTTAATGTTAGAAACTTTTTTCAAAAAACAGCAGCATTAAAAACTGGTACTACAGATGATAGAAAAGACCTCTGGTTAATTGGATATACACCCCACTATAGTTTAGGGGTTTGGCTTGGTTGGGACCTTAATAATCGAACTCTTCCAACTGGCCAATGGATTTCTACTATATGGGGTAAAATAATGGAAGGAGTTCATAAAAACATTCCTGACACCCCATTTGAAAGACCTAATAATATTGTAGAGGTACCAGTCAGCACAAAATCAGGTAAGTTACCAAGCCCTTTAACTCCACCAGAATATATCAGGACAGATTTATTCGTCCGAGGTTCTGAACCTACTGAAGTTTGCGACGCCTTTGTAGAAGTTACTATTTGTAGAGTTAGCGGTAAGCTAGCCAGTGAACATTGTCCTCCCCATCACCGCCAATCAAAGGTTATGCTAGCTCCTAGAAATTATCAAGTTACAACAGATTTATGGGATAGAGGAGCTGGTAGAATGCCTAAAGATGTGGAGATAATGGCTCCCACTGAAATATGTGATATGCATGAAGGTGGTAGCAATGTATCTCTACCTAGAAACTTAACAGCAGAGTTAACACCTCAAGGTATTAAATTAAAATGGGAGGCCCCCAGTGAGCTTTTAGGATTCAATATTTATCGAAAAAGTCCTGATTCTAATTTTGTACTTCTAAATGATGTACCATTAAAGGCTAAAGAATATCTAGATATATATGTAAATAAAGATGTAGAATATTCCTATTATGTAACCGGTTTAACAAGTGATGGTTCTGAAACCAGAGCTTCAAATACCATTAAAATAACTCTACCTTCTTCTGTACAAAGGGTAACAAGCTTTAAACTGGAATTTAGAAATAATAGAGTAGAAATAAGTTGGGATCCAGCCCTTCATGCAACAAATTACCGTATTTTCCGCAGTACCAATGAAAATTCCGGTTTTACTGAAATCCATTCTACTTCCAATCTCTTCTACTTTGATACAAATATAGAAAAAGGTAAAACATATTACTACTATATAGTTGCCGAAGGTGCTTCACCATCTCCAACCAAATCTATTCAAATCCCCAAAAATAACGGTAATGGAAATTAA
- the yunB gene encoding sporulation protein YunB, protein MFRRRKYSVFRGIKFKPRIIVFTILILFIYSSIKTFIFIETNLRPSIIAIAEARAKVIATEAINSAIDMHIARESRYEHLIFIQKDYQGNIAMAEVNNMEVARIQTLTTMNVQDALKRIKSEKIRIPLGQALGSEILANYGPRIPVTLVPIGTVNAAIDQKFKTTGINIVSHEVGIQIEAEVQIIIPFVSSQIAVSTYTPIVTATYFGKVPDTVINLPLGRNFKIPFIEGGGE, encoded by the coding sequence ATGTTTAGAAGAAGAAAGTATTCAGTTTTTAGGGGGATAAAGTTTAAGCCTAGAATAATTGTATTTACTATATTAATATTATTTATTTATTCTTCTATAAAAACATTTATTTTTATAGAAACAAATTTAAGACCATCTATTATTGCAATAGCAGAGGCACGGGCTAAAGTAATTGCTACTGAAGCTATTAATAGTGCCATTGATATGCATATTGCTAGGGAAAGTCGTTATGAACATCTGATATTTATACAAAAAGACTATCAAGGTAATATAGCAATGGCAGAAGTTAATAATATGGAAGTAGCTAGAATACAAACACTAACAACAATGAATGTTCAAGATGCATTAAAAAGAATAAAATCTGAGAAAATCCGGATACCTTTAGGTCAAGCATTAGGGAGTGAAATACTAGCTAATTATGGACCCCGAATTCCTGTAACACTAGTTCCCATAGGAACAGTAAATGCAGCTATTGATCAAAAATTTAAAACAACAGGAATAAATATAGTTTCCCATGAAGTAGGTATCCAAATAGAAGCTGAAGTTCAAATTATTATTCCCTTTGTTTCTTCCCAGATTGCTGTTTCTACATATACACCTATTGTAACGGCAACTTATTTTGGAAAAGTTCCCGATACCGTAATTAACTTACCGTTAGGACGAAATTTTAAAATACCATTTATAGAAGGTGGTGGAGAGTAA